One stretch of Cygnus olor isolate bCygOlo1 chromosome 1, bCygOlo1.pri.v2, whole genome shotgun sequence DNA includes these proteins:
- the BPGM gene encoding bisphosphoglycerate mutase isoform X2, giving the protein MAKYKLVLLRHGEGAWNKENRFCSWVDQKLSSDGIREAQNCGKHLKALGFEFDLVFTSVLRRSIQTAWLILEEMGQEWVPIQSSWRLNERHYGALIGLNRAEMALNHGEEQVKIWRRSYDVTPPPITESHPYYEEIYNDRRYKCGDVSQDNLPKAESLKDVLDRLLPYWNEKIVPELKSGKMILISAHGNSSRALLKHVEGCELLWSLAGAGPHPTVFKVC; this is encoded by the exons ATGGCTAAGTACAAGCTTGTTCTCCTAAGACATGGGGAAGGAGCCTGGAACAAGGAGAATCGCTTCTGCAGCTGGGTGGACCAGAAGCTGAGCAGTGATGGGATAAGGGAAGCTCAGAACTGCGGCAAACACCTTAAAGCCCTGGGCTTTGAGTTTGACCTTGTCTTCACCTCTGTACTCAGGCGCTCCATCCAGACTGCATGGCTGATTCTGGAAGAGATGGGCCAGGAGTGGGTCCCCATTCAGAGCTCATGGCGACTGAATGAGCGCCACTATGGTGCGCTGATTGGTCTCAACAGAGCAGAGATGGCTCTGAATCATGGGGAAGAGCAAGTGAAAATCTGGAGGAGAAGCTATGATGTTACCCCGCCTCCCATAACTGAATCTCATCCCTACTATGAAGAGATCTACAATGACCGCCGGTATAAATGTGGTGATGTCTCCCAGGATAATCTTCCAAAGGCTGAAAGTCTGAAAGATGTGCTTGATAGACTCCTTCCCTATTGGAATGAAAAGATAGTGCCAGAACTCAAAAGTGGCAAAATGATCCTTATATCTGCTCATGgcaacagcagcagggcactgcTCAAGCACGTGGAAG GTTGTGAGCTGCTCTGGAGCCTTGCTGGAGCTGGACCTCATCCAACAGTGTTTAAAGTTTGTTAG
- the BPGM gene encoding bisphosphoglycerate mutase isoform X1: MAKYKLVLLRHGEGAWNKENRFCSWVDQKLSSDGIREAQNCGKHLKALGFEFDLVFTSVLRRSIQTAWLILEEMGQEWVPIQSSWRLNERHYGALIGLNRAEMALNHGEEQVKIWRRSYDVTPPPITESHPYYEEIYNDRRYKCGDVSQDNLPKAESLKDVLDRLLPYWNEKIVPELKSGKMILISAHGNSSRALLKHVEGISDEDIMNVTLPTGVPILLELDENLQPLGPHQFLGDQEAIQAAIKKVEDQGKVKSTEK, translated from the exons ATGGCTAAGTACAAGCTTGTTCTCCTAAGACATGGGGAAGGAGCCTGGAACAAGGAGAATCGCTTCTGCAGCTGGGTGGACCAGAAGCTGAGCAGTGATGGGATAAGGGAAGCTCAGAACTGCGGCAAACACCTTAAAGCCCTGGGCTTTGAGTTTGACCTTGTCTTCACCTCTGTACTCAGGCGCTCCATCCAGACTGCATGGCTGATTCTGGAAGAGATGGGCCAGGAGTGGGTCCCCATTCAGAGCTCATGGCGACTGAATGAGCGCCACTATGGTGCGCTGATTGGTCTCAACAGAGCAGAGATGGCTCTGAATCATGGGGAAGAGCAAGTGAAAATCTGGAGGAGAAGCTATGATGTTACCCCGCCTCCCATAACTGAATCTCATCCCTACTATGAAGAGATCTACAATGACCGCCGGTATAAATGTGGTGATGTCTCCCAGGATAATCTTCCAAAGGCTGAAAGTCTGAAAGATGTGCTTGATAGACTCCTTCCCTATTGGAATGAAAAGATAGTGCCAGAACTCAAAAGTGGCAAAATGATCCTTATATCTGCTCATGgcaacagcagcagggcactgcTCAAGCACGTGGAAG gCATTTCCGATGAGGACATCATGAATGTTACTCTCCCCACTGGTGTGCCCATACTTCTTGAACTTGATGAGAATCTGCAACCTCTGGGCCCTCACCAGTTTCTTGGTGATCAGGAAGCTATCCAAGCTGCCATCAAAAAAGTGGAAGATCAAGGGAAAGTAAAATCTACTGAGAAGTAA